The Corallococcus exiguus genome has a window encoding:
- a CDS encoding fatty acid desaturase family protein, with protein MLAVPESLSLDDSEAVTSRAFDRRALTASVRELSMVTNARGLWAVTRQWLIIALSVAFVVQVDRWWAWVLAAVVISTRQHALLSLVHEASHHHLLTNRKTNDVLADLLCAFPMNITTEGYRKEHAEHHRYVNTEKDPYWRTAQRDHAWMFPRTRWGMARVLLGDMVGFFTPSHVRIMIPWSYTGRAMGKGGPPPSRAEHIRYALWLTGFITFLTLTGGWLHYLLLWSIPSLTLMMMAFRVRAVVEHPFTAATPDETHETRDVAAATWFERFFIAPFNASYHLSHHLFPSVPYYHLPALHERLKQTNLYRPGENHFQTYLGGETSAWSFLTSLGRNEGRVPLPVKD; from the coding sequence ATGCTCGCCGTTCCAGAATCGTTGTCGCTGGATGACTCGGAAGCGGTCACCTCCCGTGCGTTTGACCGTCGCGCCTTGACGGCGTCGGTGAGGGAGCTGTCGATGGTGACCAACGCGCGCGGCCTGTGGGCGGTGACGCGACAATGGCTCATCATCGCGCTGTCGGTGGCGTTCGTGGTGCAGGTGGACCGGTGGTGGGCGTGGGTGCTTGCCGCGGTGGTCATCTCCACGCGGCAGCACGCGCTTTTGAGCCTGGTGCACGAAGCCTCGCACCACCACCTGCTCACGAACCGCAAGACCAATGACGTGCTGGCGGACCTGCTGTGCGCGTTCCCCATGAACATCACCACGGAGGGCTATCGCAAGGAGCACGCGGAGCATCACCGCTATGTCAACACGGAGAAGGACCCGTACTGGCGCACGGCGCAGCGCGACCATGCGTGGATGTTCCCGCGCACGCGCTGGGGCATGGCGCGGGTGCTGCTGGGGGACATGGTGGGCTTCTTCACTCCGTCCCACGTGCGCATCATGATTCCCTGGTCCTATACGGGCCGCGCGATGGGCAAGGGTGGCCCGCCGCCGTCCCGCGCGGAGCACATCCGCTACGCGCTGTGGCTCACCGGCTTCATCACCTTCCTCACGCTCACGGGCGGCTGGCTCCACTACCTGCTCTTGTGGTCCATCCCGTCGCTGACGCTGATGATGATGGCCTTCCGCGTCCGCGCGGTGGTGGAGCACCCCTTCACCGCCGCCACCCCGGATGAGACGCACGAGACGCGGGACGTGGCGGCCGCCACCTGGTTCGAGCGCTTCTTCATCGCGCCCTTCAACGCCAGCTACCACCTGTCCCATCACCTCTTCCCGTCCGTGCCCTACTACCACCTGCCCGCGCTGCACGAGCGGCTCAAGCAGACGAACCTCTACCGCCCCGGGGAGAATCATTTCCAGACGTACCTGGGCGGGGAGACGAGCGCGTGGAGCTTCCTCACGTCGCTGGGCAGGAATGAAGGCCGTGTTCCATTACCTGTGAAGGATTGA
- a CDS encoding glycosyl hydrolase family 18 protein: MRRQLIGFLVALGAMHTGCGGAPDFTSTAGDDDSLGNSGDALASATTMFDDALGSGWQDWSWATHSLSATRPVYAGTRSISATFGPWTGLYFHHAGVPTTGQGFVELQVNPGATTNPALALYASVGGVAKSPVALNPTCTGGTLKANTWTLCRMPLSTLGAANTTLDGLVVMENAGRSLPVMYLDNVRLAAGTTAPSAPTALKATGSATDVALTWGTVTGASGYHVYRATSQTGTYTRLTSSALTAASYKDTSAAVNTTYWYAVTALNAAGESAKSAAVSGKRTSTTGVSVSVTPASVTLSRGGVQTFTALVTGNTNTAVTWSVQEGVTGGTVTTSGTYTAPQTAGTYHVVATSKADTTKKATADVVVTGPVGNTNKWVSGYYTGWNADDYPPEKVDFSALTHIMVGRVTPNTDGTVDAIFDNSNGSAMAKTLSTRAHAAGRKAIIMVGGAGEHANWVGAASSANREKFVQNLLKTMDDHGYDGLDIDWEPVEEADKPNLLALVQRLRQVRPNMLLTFPIGWINNNFATDASLKWYPQLAQYLDQVNVMSYEMIGVWGGWDSWFTSALKGESGTHPTSVESSLKAWVAAGIPKEKLGMGIPFYGLAWRHITGPRQPFTDWSDYVGGDNSFTYKKILALSKTGTLQWDAAAQANYVTFNTPVEDGTVRWITYDGPEAIQAKGQYAKANGYGGTIIWTINQGCTDPATGTNPLLTEVKKAFLQ, from the coding sequence TTGAGAAGGCAGCTCATTGGGTTCCTCGTGGCGTTGGGCGCCATGCACACCGGCTGCGGTGGCGCGCCGGACTTCACGTCCACCGCGGGCGACGACGACTCGCTGGGGAATTCCGGGGACGCGCTCGCGAGCGCGACCACGATGTTCGACGACGCGCTCGGCTCGGGCTGGCAGGACTGGTCCTGGGCGACGCACAGCCTCAGCGCGACGAGGCCCGTGTACGCGGGCACCCGTTCCATCTCCGCGACGTTCGGCCCCTGGACGGGCCTGTACTTCCACCACGCGGGCGTGCCCACCACGGGCCAAGGCTTCGTGGAGCTGCAGGTGAACCCCGGCGCGACGACGAACCCCGCGCTGGCGCTCTACGCGAGCGTGGGCGGCGTGGCGAAGTCGCCCGTGGCGCTCAACCCCACCTGTACGGGCGGCACGCTGAAGGCCAACACGTGGACGCTGTGCCGCATGCCGCTCTCCACGCTGGGCGCGGCGAACACGACGCTGGATGGCCTGGTGGTGATGGAGAACGCGGGCCGCTCGCTGCCCGTGATGTACCTGGACAACGTGCGCCTGGCGGCGGGCACCACCGCGCCTTCCGCGCCCACGGCCCTGAAGGCCACGGGCTCCGCCACGGACGTGGCCCTCACCTGGGGCACGGTGACGGGCGCTTCCGGCTACCACGTGTATCGCGCCACGTCGCAGACGGGCACGTACACGCGGCTCACTTCCTCCGCACTCACCGCCGCGTCCTACAAGGACACCAGCGCGGCCGTGAACACGACGTACTGGTACGCCGTCACCGCGCTGAACGCGGCCGGTGAGAGCGCGAAGTCCGCGGCGGTGTCCGGCAAGCGGACCTCCACCACGGGCGTGAGCGTCAGCGTCACCCCCGCCAGCGTGACGCTGTCGCGAGGCGGCGTGCAGACCTTCACCGCGCTGGTGACGGGCAACACCAACACGGCCGTCACCTGGAGCGTGCAGGAAGGCGTCACCGGCGGCACCGTCACCACCAGCGGCACGTACACCGCGCCCCAGACGGCGGGCACGTACCACGTCGTGGCCACGAGCAAGGCGGACACGACGAAGAAGGCCACGGCGGACGTGGTGGTGACGGGCCCGGTGGGCAACACCAACAAGTGGGTGTCCGGCTACTACACGGGCTGGAACGCGGATGACTACCCGCCGGAGAAGGTGGACTTCAGCGCGCTCACGCACATCATGGTGGGCCGCGTGACGCCGAACACGGACGGCACGGTGGACGCCATCTTCGACAACTCGAATGGCTCCGCCATGGCGAAGACGCTCTCCACCCGCGCGCACGCGGCGGGACGCAAGGCCATCATCATGGTGGGCGGCGCGGGCGAGCACGCCAACTGGGTGGGCGCTGCCTCTTCCGCCAACCGGGAGAAGTTCGTCCAGAACCTGCTCAAGACGATGGACGACCACGGCTACGACGGGCTCGACATCGACTGGGAGCCGGTGGAGGAGGCGGACAAGCCGAACCTGCTCGCGCTGGTGCAGCGGCTGCGTCAGGTGCGGCCCAACATGCTGCTGACGTTCCCCATTGGCTGGATCAACAACAACTTCGCCACGGACGCGTCGCTCAAGTGGTACCCGCAGCTGGCCCAGTACCTGGACCAGGTGAACGTCATGTCCTACGAGATGATTGGCGTCTGGGGCGGCTGGGATTCGTGGTTCACGTCCGCGCTCAAGGGCGAGTCCGGCACCCACCCGACCTCCGTGGAGTCCAGCCTCAAGGCCTGGGTGGCCGCGGGCATCCCCAAGGAGAAGCTGGGCATGGGCATCCCGTTCTACGGCCTCGCGTGGCGGCACATCACCGGCCCGCGCCAGCCCTTCACGGACTGGTCCGACTACGTGGGCGGAGACAACTCCTTCACGTACAAGAAGATCCTGGCGCTCTCCAAGACGGGCACGCTCCAGTGGGACGCGGCGGCGCAGGCCAACTACGTCACGTTCAACACGCCGGTGGAGGACGGCACGGTGCGCTGGATTACGTACGACGGTCCGGAGGCCATCCAGGCCAAGGGCCAGTACGCCAAGGCGAACGGCTACGGCGGCACCATCATCTGGACCATCAACCAGGGCTGCACCGACCCCGCGACGGGCACCAACCCGCTGCTCACCGAGGTCAAGAAGGCGTTCCTCCAGTAA
- a CDS encoding lysophospholipid acyltransferase family protein: MLRLLFALMSLLPYGLRRHVVRGLMHGVWGRLSHAKVYGLKDLPDGPCLFICNHLSNADGFTLYRALRPRRVVFLAGVKLHGTVMTRLAAETMDTIDITPNSPDIEALRRCVELLKGGQSVLIFPEGGRSRSGGLLEAKKGVGLIAKRAGVPIVPVALTGTEKLMPINDSDMGGERLFHADVTVTFGPAFRMADLEPEVSGSSDTRQALVDAMMRRVAALLPPAYQGVYAGGPEPVAPTAPPSAVPPSA, translated from the coding sequence GTGCTTCGACTTCTCTTCGCCCTGATGTCGCTGCTCCCCTACGGCCTGCGCCGCCACGTCGTGCGCGGCCTGATGCATGGCGTGTGGGGACGGCTGTCCCACGCGAAGGTGTACGGCCTGAAGGACCTGCCGGACGGCCCCTGCCTCTTCATCTGCAACCACCTGTCCAACGCGGACGGCTTCACGCTCTACCGGGCGCTGCGTCCCCGGCGCGTCGTCTTCCTGGCGGGCGTGAAGCTGCACGGCACCGTGATGACCCGGTTGGCGGCGGAGACGATGGACACCATCGACATCACGCCCAACTCGCCGGACATCGAAGCGCTGCGCCGCTGCGTGGAGCTGCTCAAGGGCGGCCAGTCCGTCCTCATCTTCCCGGAAGGGGGCCGCAGCCGCTCCGGAGGCCTGCTCGAGGCGAAGAAGGGCGTGGGGCTCATCGCCAAGCGCGCGGGCGTGCCCATTGTCCCGGTGGCGCTCACGGGCACGGAGAAGCTGATGCCCATCAACGACTCCGACATGGGCGGCGAGCGGCTCTTCCACGCCGATGTCACCGTGACCTTCGGGCCCGCGTTCCGCATGGCGGACCTGGAGCCGGAGGTGTCCGGCTCCTCCGACACGCGCCAGGCGCTGGTGGACGCGATGATGCGCCGGGTGGCCGCGCTGCTGCCGCCCGCGTACCAGGGCGTCTATGCAGGTGGCCCGGAGCCGGTGGCCCCCACGGCTCCGCCCTCCGCCGTGCCGCCCTCCGCGTAG
- a CDS encoding ferredoxin reductase domain-containing protein, with product MSVEATPSRAKRPVEYEATVTGLRMETHDTATLSLELHSGAGPLDYKAGQFINIDPHQFRALSQQCAYLQEQKGRKEPPRSYSLASAPHERHVAITVKDEEFIPGVTRYPPLLSPLLVHGRLVGAKLKVTGFMGPYVLPDDVTERADHVLHVVAGSGAVPNFSIVKDALHRGLKLRHTFLASNKTWGDILYREELAALEQAAPDRVRVVHTLTRETDEAKYGPQVRKGRVAEALLRELIPAPDTCIVYVCGPAITPWDRRKALETRTPATPRFMEAVLGHLHELGIPDKRIKREAYG from the coding sequence ATGAGCGTTGAAGCCACGCCCTCCCGAGCGAAGCGGCCCGTCGAGTACGAGGCCACCGTTACCGGCCTCCGGATGGAGACCCACGACACGGCGACGCTGTCGCTGGAGCTGCACTCGGGGGCGGGGCCGCTCGACTACAAGGCAGGCCAGTTCATCAACATCGACCCGCATCAGTTCCGGGCGCTCTCGCAGCAGTGCGCGTACCTGCAGGAGCAGAAGGGGCGCAAGGAGCCGCCGCGCTCGTACTCGCTCGCCTCCGCGCCGCACGAGCGGCACGTGGCCATCACGGTGAAGGACGAAGAGTTCATCCCCGGCGTCACCCGCTACCCGCCGCTCCTGTCGCCCCTGCTGGTGCACGGGCGGCTGGTGGGCGCGAAGCTGAAGGTGACGGGCTTCATGGGACCGTACGTGCTGCCGGACGACGTGACGGAGCGGGCGGACCACGTGCTGCACGTGGTGGCGGGCTCCGGCGCGGTGCCGAACTTCTCCATCGTGAAGGACGCGCTGCACCGCGGGCTGAAGCTGCGCCACACGTTCCTCGCGTCCAACAAGACGTGGGGGGACATCCTCTACCGCGAGGAGCTGGCCGCGCTGGAGCAGGCGGCGCCGGACCGCGTGCGGGTGGTGCACACGCTCACGCGCGAAACGGATGAAGCGAAGTACGGCCCCCAGGTGCGCAAGGGCCGTGTCGCGGAGGCGCTCCTGCGCGAGCTGATTCCGGCGCCTGACACCTGCATCGTCTACGTGTGCGGGCCCGCCATCACCCCGTGGGACCGGCGCAAGGCGCTGGAGACACGCACGCCCGCCACGCCGCGCTTCATGGAGGCGGTGCTGGGCCACCTGCACGAGCTGGGCATCCCGGACAAGCGCATCAAGCGCGAGGCCTACGGCTGA
- a CDS encoding alpha/beta fold hydrolase: MALELDDWGGSGPLLHFACANGFPPETYRKLFARLATRYHVVSLRMRPLVPGQDPKALTTWKELGEDLARELKARGRSGVLGVGHSVGGTSTLMAAAANPGLFRAVVALDPVLITGSRLWALRLMKLLGRMDRSSIVQGALRRRDRWATREEAATAYRQRKLFKDWDADCFSDYITHGLVPTEAGDFRLRFPREWEARIFETVPADPWKLIRDNTTPTLVLRGERSDTLLPDALARAEQEMKRTRVDSLPLASHLFPMEKPRETAERVLTFLDELPPEDVTTH; this comes from the coding sequence ATGGCCTTGGAGCTGGATGACTGGGGTGGGAGCGGGCCGCTCCTGCACTTCGCCTGCGCGAACGGTTTTCCTCCGGAGACGTACCGGAAGCTCTTCGCGCGGCTCGCGACCCGCTATCACGTGGTGTCGCTGCGCATGCGGCCGCTGGTGCCGGGCCAGGACCCGAAGGCGCTCACGACCTGGAAGGAGCTGGGCGAGGACCTCGCGCGCGAGCTGAAGGCGCGGGGGCGCTCTGGCGTGCTGGGCGTGGGGCACAGCGTGGGCGGCACGAGCACGTTGATGGCCGCCGCCGCGAACCCGGGGCTGTTCCGCGCGGTGGTGGCGTTGGACCCCGTGCTCATCACCGGGTCCCGGCTGTGGGCGTTGCGCCTGATGAAGCTGCTGGGCCGCATGGACCGCTCCTCCATCGTGCAGGGCGCGTTGCGGCGGAGGGACCGCTGGGCGACGCGCGAGGAGGCGGCCACCGCGTACCGCCAGCGCAAGCTGTTCAAGGACTGGGACGCGGACTGCTTCAGCGACTACATCACGCACGGGCTGGTGCCCACGGAGGCGGGCGACTTCCGCCTGCGCTTCCCGCGCGAGTGGGAGGCCCGCATCTTCGAGACCGTCCCCGCGGATCCATGGAAGCTCATCCGCGACAACACGACGCCCACGCTGGTGCTGCGCGGCGAGCGCTCCGACACGCTGTTGCCCGACGCGCTGGCGCGGGCGGAGCAGGAGATGAAGCGCACGCGGGTGGACTCGCTGCCGCTCGCCTCGCACCTGTTCCCCATGGAGAAGCCCCGCGAGACGGCCGAGCGGGTGCTGACGTTCCTGGACGAGCTGCCTCCCGAGGACGTCACGACGCACTGA
- a CDS encoding class I SAM-dependent methyltransferase gives MEDVQTRHANPLVVDAGSGNAYLGFVVYELFLKDAAGGELLSIEGRPDLTERAKGRAERLHFDRMRFQTAHIDAAEYPERIHVLMALHACDTATDDALVAAIKHGADHVAVVPCCQAEVAAQLKEKKAKPAGSMSLLFQHPWHRREFGSHLTNVIRALTLEAYGYQVTVTELTGWEHSLKNELILGRRVHGDNRRARLQLQALLAETGVQPRLTRLLGIKPAGAAGGGAEAESASEPVSEAEPAPEPTPDAAPASPSES, from the coding sequence ATGGAGGACGTGCAGACGCGCCACGCGAACCCGCTGGTGGTGGACGCGGGCAGCGGCAACGCGTACCTGGGCTTCGTCGTCTACGAGCTGTTCCTGAAGGACGCGGCGGGCGGTGAGCTGCTGTCCATCGAAGGGCGGCCGGACCTGACGGAGCGCGCGAAGGGCCGCGCCGAGCGGCTGCACTTCGACCGGATGCGCTTCCAGACGGCGCACATCGACGCGGCGGAGTACCCGGAGCGCATCCACGTGCTGATGGCGCTGCACGCGTGCGACACGGCCACGGACGACGCGCTGGTGGCGGCCATCAAGCACGGCGCGGACCACGTGGCGGTGGTGCCGTGCTGTCAGGCGGAGGTGGCGGCGCAGCTGAAGGAGAAGAAGGCGAAGCCGGCCGGCTCCATGTCGCTGCTCTTCCAGCACCCGTGGCACCGGCGCGAGTTCGGCTCTCACCTGACGAACGTCATCCGCGCGCTGACGCTGGAGGCGTACGGCTACCAGGTGACGGTGACGGAGCTGACCGGGTGGGAGCACTCGTTGAAGAACGAGCTCATCCTCGGGCGGCGGGTGCACGGGGACAACCGGCGCGCGCGGCTTCAGCTCCAGGCGCTCCTGGCGGAGACGGGCGTGCAGCCCCGGCTGACGCGGCTGCTGGGCATCAAGCCCGCGGGCGCTGCCGGTGGTGGCGCGGAGGCGGAGTCGGCGTCGGAGCCCGTGTCGGAAGCGGAGCCGGCTCCGGAGCCCACGCCGGACGCAGCGCCCGCGTCGCCGTCCGAATCCTGA
- a CDS encoding NifU family protein, which produces MSVNIQLEWTPNPSTLKYVVDRKLLGGGAVNFTNRDEAQAKSPLALRLMDIQGVTAVMLGTNFVTVTKGESGEWDELNDSVMSTLDTHLSEGLPVVDEAAVAAARQTVSADGTVEQRIQVILDEEIRPAVAQDGGDITLDRFEDGIVYLHMKGSCAGCPSSTATLKMGIEGRLREMIPEVTEVVSV; this is translated from the coding sequence ATGTCAGTGAACATCCAGCTCGAGTGGACCCCCAACCCCAGCACGCTGAAGTACGTGGTGGACCGCAAGCTGCTGGGCGGTGGCGCCGTGAACTTCACCAACCGAGACGAAGCGCAGGCGAAGTCGCCCCTGGCGCTGCGGCTCATGGACATCCAGGGCGTGACGGCGGTGATGCTGGGCACGAACTTCGTCACGGTGACGAAGGGCGAGTCCGGCGAGTGGGACGAGCTCAACGACTCCGTGATGTCCACGCTGGACACGCACCTGTCGGAAGGCCTCCCGGTGGTGGACGAGGCGGCCGTCGCGGCGGCGCGCCAGACGGTGTCCGCGGACGGCACGGTGGAGCAGCGCATCCAGGTCATCCTGGACGAGGAGATCCGCCCGGCCGTGGCGCAGGACGGCGGTGACATCACGCTGGACCGCTTCGAGGACGGCATCGTGTACCTGCACATGAAGGGTTCGTGCGCGGGCTGCCCGTCGTCCACGGCGACGCTGAAGATGGGCATCGAGGGCCGGCTCCGGGAGATGATCCCGGAGGTCACCGAAGTGGTGTCCGTCTGA